A single Ziziphus jujuba cultivar Dongzao chromosome 11, ASM3175591v1 DNA region contains:
- the LOC107404318 gene encoding LOW QUALITY PROTEIN: indole-3-pyruvate monooxygenase YUCCA2 (The sequence of the model RefSeq protein was modified relative to this genomic sequence to represent the inferred CDS: deleted 1 base in 1 codon) — MDYLKEVEGKKIHDPIEAKMVVQSSRRIWVDGPVIVGAGPSGLAAAACLKENGVPSLILERANCIASLWQHKTYDRLRLHLPKQFCVLPLMQFPANFPTYPTKQQFVAYLEDYTEHFGLEPVFNKTVVSAQFDQRCGCWRVKTLGLKMEETEYVSQWLIVATGENAEEVLPEIEGIDDFCGPVIHTSSYKSGEMFRGKRVLVVGCGNSGMEVCLDLCNYNASPSLVVRDSVHVLPQEMLGRSTFGLSMCLLKWFPIRVVDQFLLLVSRFILGDTAKFGLSRPQLGPLELKSISGKTPVLDVGTLAKIKTGDIKVFKAIKRLTQHAVEFIDGKVENFDAIILATGYKSNVVSWLKETKMFSEKDGMPRKPFPNGWKGESGLYAVGFTQRGLLGAFLDARRIAQDIKQSWKTDAKPFIPFTRAPQSPSS; from the exons ATGGACTATTTAAAAGAAGTGGAAGGCAAAAAAATCCATGATCCTATTGAGGCAAAAATGGTAGTACAATCATCAAGGAGAATATGGGTTGATGGACCTGTAATAGTTGGGGCTGGCCCTTCTGGTTTAGCTGCCGCTGCTTGTCTCAAAGAAAATGGAGTTCCAAGCTTGATCCTTGAAAGGGCTAATTGCATAGCCTCATTGTGGCAGCACAAGACTTATGATCGTCTCCGACTCCATCTTCCAAAACAATTCTGTGTGCTCCCTTTGATGCAATTCCCTGCAAATTTCCCAACCTATCCAACTAAACAGCAATTCGTTGCCTATTTGGAGGATTACACCGAACATTTCGGTTTGGAACCTGTCTTCAACAAGACCGTGGTGAGTGCACAGTTTGATCAGCGATGTGGGTGTTGGAGGGTTAAGACTTTGGGATTGAAAATGGAGGAGACAGAGTACGTTAGCCAATGGCTGATTGTCGCCACCGGTGAGAATGCAGAGGAGGTTTTGCCTGAGATTGAAGGGATTGATGATTTCTGTGGCCCTGTTATCCACACTAGCTCCTACAAGAGCGGTGAGATGTTCAGAGGTAAACGTGTTTTGGTAGTTGGATGTGGGAATTCAGGCATGGAAGTCTGCTTGGATCTCTGCAACTATAATGCTAGTCCTTCTCTGGTTGTGAGAGATTCG GTTCACGTATTGCCGCAAGAAATGCTAGGAAGATCAACATTTGGATTGTCCATGTGTTTGCTAAAATGGTTTCCAATCAGAGTGGTGGATCAATTTTTGCTGCTGGTATCACGTTTCATTCTAGGGGACACTGCTAAGTTTGGACTGAGTCGCCCACAGCTTGGTCCTCTTGAGCTCAAAAGCATCTCTGGCAAAACCCCCGTCCTGGATGTTGGCACTCTAGCTAAGATCAAAACCGGGGACATCAAG gTTTTCAAAGCTATAAAGCGACTAACACAACACGCTGTGGAGTTTATCGATGGGAAAGTAGAGAATTTCGATGCTATCATTCTAGCAACTGGGTATAAAAGCAACGTTGTGTCATGGTTAAAG GAGACGAAAATGTTTAGTGAAAAAGATGGAATGCCTCGGAAACCATTCCCTAATGGATGGAAAGGGGAGAGTGGATTGTATGCAGTGGGTTTCACTCAACGGGGTTTGCTCGGTGCATTTCTTGATGCGAGAAGGATTGCCCAAGACATTAAGCAGAGCTGGAAAACC GACGCCAAGCCTTTCATCCCCTTCACTCGTGCACCACAATCACCATCATCATGA
- the LOC112490439 gene encoding uncharacterized protein LOC112490439: MLLRKSISGTKKFFQKTLGGLKSLFSKGDYEKLPKSSPQNNAFSYTTAAVADVNHVHTNYKDLDKFYTELAQEYWDNIHVEDHQSKRKIITTATSTPTKQDHREFDQSGNLKKLAHNSSPVKVMKNNNMETQQRRVVYPNNHNINKVKKNRREEEEEEEMGERRSWLVEEKLKELEMLDISNVDHVLDIEEVLHYYSRLTCPAYLEIVDKFFLDIYAEFFKPPPVSATRINSSRLRPRTSFYPRS; this comes from the coding sequence ATGCTGCTTAGAAAATCCATTTCCGGAACCAAGAAGTTCTTCCAAAAAACTTTAGGAGGCTTGAAATCTTTGTTCTCGAAAGGCGATTACGAAAAGCTTCCGAAATCTTCTCCTCAGAACAATGCCTTCTCCTACACCACCGCAGCCGTTGCCGACGTGAATCATGTCCACACGAATTACAAAGACTTGGACAAGTTCTACACCGAATTAGCACAAGAATATTGGGACAATATCCACGTAGAAGATCACCAAAGCAAGAGGAAGATCATCACGACCGCGACGTCCACGCCGACTAAACAAGATCATAGAGAGTTTGATCAAAGTGGGAATTTGAAGAAGCTTGCACATAATTCATCTCCGGTGAAAGTcatgaagaataataatatggaAACACAACAAAGAAGAGTAGTATATCCCAACAACCACAATATTAATAAGGTGAAGAAGAATAggagggaagaagaagaagaagaggaaatgGGAGAGAGAAGGAGTTGGTTGGTGGAGGAAAAGCTAAAGGAGTTGGAGATGTTGGATATAAGCAATGTGGATCATGTTTTGGACATTGAAGAGGTTCTTCACTACTATTCTCGCCTAACTTGTCCTGCGTATCTTGAAATCGTCGACAAGTTTTTCCTCGATATTTATGCTGAATTCTTCAAGCCACCACCTGTATCTGCCACCAGGATCAACTCCTCAAGGCTTAGGCCACGGACGTCTTTCTATCCGAGGTCTTAG
- the LOC107404320 gene encoding transcription repressor OFP8, with translation MENRFKLKLSRMFRGSFGSCRSRNVSDVVEKKVFSPDNNQSFHMINPISPKTRPFSSICRPKCSEPNESIDNNCIISTMDVLLPRPKLSERCSPFLKADNDGQTCPPASPIFPLNPFYQLRDNNNNNYYYRQRKKKMVKNNNKSKKKTTHLKRCKNREFFLPFSSSSQESSNLGGWWFSSEDEDEREDETDTLFTSQSISSDSSEPHRRHHRCSSSRRKGNRSVRRTRASSEVGLMPLQGKVKGSFAVVKKSSDPHNDFRTSMVEMIVEKQIFSAKDLEQLLQCFLSLNSHHHHKVIVEVFTEIWEALFSNWGS, from the coding sequence ATGGAAAACCGATTCAAACTGAAACTCTCCCGCATGTTCCGTGGCTCGTTCGGATCATGTAGGTCCCGAAACGTATCGGACGTGGTCGAGAAAAAAGTTTTCTCACCTGACAACAACCAAAGCTTCCACATGATCAACCCCATCTCACCAAAGACTCGACCTTTCTCTTCCATTTGCAGACCCAAATGCTCCGAACCCAATGAATCCATAGATAACAACTGTATCATATCCACCATGGATGTATTGCTTCCGAGACCAAAATTGTCCGAGCGATGCTCACCTTTTCTCAAGGCCGATAATGATGGCCAAACTTGCCCTCCTGCTTCTCCAATTTTCCCACTGAACCCATTTTACCAGTTAcgggataataataataataattattattacagacagagaaagaagaagatggtgAAGAACAACAACAAGAGCAAAAAGAAGACGACCCACTTGAAGAGATGTAAAAACAGAGAGTTTTTTCTCCCATTCAGCTCTTCTTCTCAGGAAAGCAGTAATCTTGGTGGTTGGTGGTTTAGCAGCGAAGACGAAGATGAAAGAGAAGATGAAACAGATACCCTTTTCACTTCCCAAAGTATCTCCTCGGATTCTTCGGAGCCACACCGTCGTCACCACCGTTGTTCTTCTTCTCGGCGTAAAGGAAATAGGTCGGTTCGGAGGACAAGGGCGAGTTCTGAAGTGGGTCTAATGCCATTACAGGGGAAAGTGAAAGGAAGCTTTGCGGTGGTGAAGAAATCCAGCGATCCCCACAACGATTTCAGGACTTCAATGGTGGAAATGATCGTGGAGAAACAGATCTTCTCGGCTAAAGATCTTGAGCAGCTTTTGCAGTGTTTTCTGTCACTGAATTCACACCATCATCATAAGGTCATCGTTGAGGTTTTTACAGAGATATGGGAAGCACTGTTCTCTAACTGGGGatcttga
- the LOC107404312 gene encoding probable polyol transporter 6 — protein MMNRYTLLCVLLASANSILSGYDTGVMSGAALYIQENMKISSTQVEILVGTLNVFSLVGSLASGKTSDYIGRRYTMVLAATAFLIGALLMGLAPSYLILLTGRIIAGIGVGYALMIAPVYSAELSPAMNRGLLTSLPEVFIIFGILLGYIFNYALSGLSPNINWRLMLGLAVFPSIGIGLGVVTMPESPRWLVMKGKLSEAKQVLMKISSTQAEAELRFEEITKAAGRAEKSDWHGQGVWKELLIRPSMPIRRMLIAAIGINFFMQASGNDAVMYYCPEVFRAAGIHNKKELFGINMIMGLTKTSFALLSALFLDRFGRRPLLILGSSGMVVSLSLLGLGSKFLENSSSKPTWAIVLCIVAVCADVSFFSIGLGPITWVYSSEAFPTRIRAQGSALAISVNRLVSGVVSMSFLSISKKITFGGIFFVLGGVMAVGTAFFYFFLPETKGLTLEEMQTIFEDQNTGNHGRVKEMTEI, from the exons ATGATGAACAGGTATACTCTTCTCTGCGTTCTTTTGGCCTCAGCAAACTCCATCCTATCAGGTTATG ACACAGGGGTGATGAGTGGGGCAGCGCTTTATATCCAAGAGAACATGAAAATCTCATCCACCCAAGTTGAAATCTTGGTAGGCACCCTTAACGTATTCTCTTTAGTAGGATCACTTGCCTCTGGCAAGACATCGGATTACATAGGCAGGCGTTACACTATGGTCCTGGCAGCAACAGCATTTCTAATAGGTGCACTTCTCATGGGCCTCGCACCATCCTATCTAATCCTATTAACCGGACGGATTATTGCCGGCATTGGAGTCGGATATGCCCTCATGATTGCTCCAGTCTACTCCGCTGAGCTTTCTCCGGCAATGAACCGGGGATTACTCACCTCCCTCCCGGAAGTCTTCATcatatttggtatattactagGTTACATATTCAACTATGCTCTGTCAGGCCTCTCACCCAACATAAATTGGAGACTAATGCTTGGATTGGCTGTATTTCCATCAATTGGGATTGGTTTAGGCGTGGTGACAATGCCCGAGTCACCTCGTTGGCTCGTCATGAAAGGCAAACTAAGTGAAGCAAAGCAGGTCCTAATGAAAATCTCCTCCACTCAAGCCGAAGCTGAACTGAGGTTTGAAGAGATAACAAAAGCTGCTGGCCGAGCAGAGAAAAGTGATTGGCATGGACAAGGTGTTTGGAAAGAGCTTTTGATAAGGCCATCTATGCCAATTCGTCGGATGCTCATTGCCGCAATAGGAATTAACTTCTTCATGCAAGCTTCTGGAAACGACGCCGTTATGTATTACTGCCCCGAAGTGTTCAGGGCAGCTGGAATTCACAACAAAAAAGAGCTATTCGGCATTAACATGATTATGGGACTAACCAAGACCTCCTTTGCCTTGCTGTCGGCCCTCTTTTTGGACCGGTTCGGAAGACGGCCTCTTTTGATATTGGGCTCATCGGGGATGGTTGTTTCGCTATCCTTGTTGGGCTTGGGCTCTAAGTTTCTTGAGAATTCGAGCAGCAAACCAACGTGGGCCATTGTGTTGTGCATTGTGGCTGTGTGTGCTGATGTGTCATTCTTCTCGATTGGGCTTGGGCCTATTACCTGGGTTTACTCGTCTGAGGCGTTTCCAACGAGAATTCGAGCCCAGGGTTCGGCTCTAGCCATTTCGGTGAACCGGTTGGTGAGTGGAGTGGTGTCAATGTCATTCCTAagcatttcaaagaaaataacgTTTGGGGGAATATTTTTTGTGCTTGGGGGAGTAATGGCGGTTGGTACggctttcttttatttctttttgcctGAGACAAAAGGCTTAACCTTGGAAGAGATGCAGACTATTTTTGAAGATCAAAATACCGGTAATCATGGCAGGGTTAAGGAAATGACTGAGATATAA
- the LOC107404313 gene encoding probable polyol transporter 6 isoform X1: MAALGSPTSQMDAIPVDGPPDPRASKEAGMNKYTLLCALLASTNSILLGYDIGVMSGAVLYIKENMKISSTQVEILVGSLNVMSLIGSLASGKTSDYIGRRYTIVLAASTFLIGALLMGLAPSYPFLLTGRIIAGIGVGYALMIAPLYSAELSPAMKRGLLTSLPEFFITFGILLGYIFNYALSGLPPNINWRLMVGLAALPAIGIGLGVVVMPESPRWLVMNGKLNEAKRVLRKISSTEAEAELRYEEINKAADLVTNAEKSDWHGQGVWKELLIRPARPIRRMLLAAVGINFFMQASGNDAVIYYCPEVFRAAGIHNKKELFGVNVIMGLAKTSFVLLSACYLDRFGRRPLLLLGSVGMVVALGCLGLGSTFLEHSSSKPTWAIVLCIVAVCADVSFFSIGLGPITWVYSSEVFPMRMRAQGTALAISVNRLVSGAVSMTFLSISKKITFGGMFFVLMGVMVVASLFFYSFLPETKGLTLEEMQTIFEDQNASSKSDKEMTEI, translated from the exons atggcTGCTCTTGGGAGTCCCACTTCTCAAATGGACGCCATACCCGTTGATGGACCTCCAGATCCAAGGGCTTCTAAAGAAGCTGGGATGAACAAGTATACTCTTCTCTGTGCTCTTTTAGCCTCCACAAACTCCATTCTATTGGGTTACG ATATAGGGGTGATGAGTGGGGCAGTGCTTTATATCAAAGAGAACATGAAAATCTCATCCACCCAAGTTGAAATCTTGGTAGGCTCCCTTAACGTAATGTCTCTAATAGGATCACTTGCCTCTGGTAAAACATCGGATTATATAGGCAGACGTTACACTATAGTCTTAGCTGCATCAACATTTCTAATAGGTGCACTCCTTATGGGCTTAGCACCATCCTATCCATTCCTATTAACAGGACGGATCATCGCTGGCATCGGAGTGGGCTACGCCCTCATGATCGCTCCGCTTTACTCCGCCGAGCTCTCTCCGGCCATGAAACGGGGATTACTCACCTCCCTCCCAGAATTCTTCATCACATTTGGTATATTACTTGGTTATATATTTAACTATGCCTTGTCAGGCCTCCCACCAAACATAAATTGGAGACTAATGGTGGGACTCGCTGCATTGCCAGCAATTGGTATTGGTTTGGGAGTTGTGGTAATGCCCGAGTCACCTCGTTGGCTCGTGATGAACGGCAAACTCAATGAAGCAAAAAGAGTTCTAAGAAAAATCTCTTCCACAGAAGCCGAAGCGGAGTTGAGATATGAGGAAATAAACAAGGCCGCTGATTTGGTCACAAACGCAGAGAAAAGCGATTGGCATGGGCAAGGTGTTTGGAAGGAGCTTTTGATAAGGCCAGCACGGCCCATTCGCCGAATGCTACTCGCAGCTGTTGGAATCAATTTCTTCATGCAAGCTTCGGGAAACGACGCCGTCATCTATTACTGCCCGGAAGTGTTCAGAGCCGCCGGGATTCACAACAAAAAGGAGCTTTTTGGTGTGAATGTGATAATGGGACTAGCCAAAACGTCGTTTGTGTTGCTCTCGGCTTGTTATTTGGACCGGTTTGGACGACGACCCCTTTTGTTGTTGGGCTCAGTTGGGATGGTCGTTGCCCTTGGCTGCCTAGGCTTGGGCTCGACGTTTCTGGAGCATTCCAGTAGCAAACCCACATGGGCCATTGTGTTGTGTATAGTGGCAGTGTGTGCTGATGTGTCGTTTTTCTCAATTGGACTTGGGCCAATTACTTGGGTTTACTCTTCGGAGGTGTTTCCAATGAGGATGCGGGCTCAGGGTACAGCACTGGCCATATCGGTGAACCGATTGGTGAGTGGGGCGGTGTCCATGACATTTCTGagcatttcaaagaaaataacgTTTGGAGGAATGTTTTTTGTGCTTATGGGAGTAATGGTGGTTGCTTCACTtttcttttactcttttttgCCAGAGACAAAAGGCTTAACCTTGGAAGAGATGCAGACTATTTTTGAAGATCAAAATGCTAGTAGTAAAAGTGACAAGGAAATGACAGAGATATAA
- the LOC107404313 gene encoding polyol transporter 5 isoform X2: MAALGSPTSQMDAIPVDGPPDPRASKEAGMNKYTLLCALLASTNSILLGYGESFSSVFYRCLLFQMFDLFLHNHIHQVSFLGFHTNWPINMFADIGVMSGAVLYIKENMKISSTQVEILVGSLNVMSLIGSLASGKTSDYIGRRYTIVLAASTFLIGALLMGLAPSYPFLLTGRIIAGIGVGYALMIAPLYSAELSPAMKRGLLTSLPEFFITFGILLGYIFNYALSGLPPNINWRLMVGLAALPAIGIGLGVVVMPESPRWLVMNGKLNEAKRVLRKISSTEAEAELRYEEINKAADLVTNAEKSDWHGQGVWKELLIRPARPIRRMLLAAVGINFFMQASGNDAVIYYCPEVFRAAGIHNKKELFGVNVIMGLAKTSFVLLSACYLDRFGRRPLLLLGSVGMVVALGCLGLGSTFLEHSSSKPTWAIVLCIVAVCADVSFFSIGLGPITWVYSSEVFPMRMRAQGTALAISVNRLRQKA, translated from the exons atggcTGCTCTTGGGAGTCCCACTTCTCAAATGGACGCCATACCCGTTGATGGACCTCCAGATCCAAGGGCTTCTAAAGAAGCTGGGATGAACAAGTATACTCTTCTCTGTGCTCTTTTAGCCTCCACAAACTCCATTCTATTGGGTTACGGTGAGTCATTTTCCTCTGTTTTTTACCGTTGCCTGTTGTTCCAAATGTTTGATCTTTTTCTCCACAATCACATCCATCAAGTATCCTTTCTGGGTTTTCATACCAATTGGCCAATAAATATGTTTGCAGATATAGGGGTGATGAGTGGGGCAGTGCTTTATATCAAAGAGAACATGAAAATCTCATCCACCCAAGTTGAAATCTTGGTAGGCTCCCTTAACGTAATGTCTCTAATAGGATCACTTGCCTCTGGTAAAACATCGGATTATATAGGCAGACGTTACACTATAGTCTTAGCTGCATCAACATTTCTAATAGGTGCACTCCTTATGGGCTTAGCACCATCCTATCCATTCCTATTAACAGGACGGATCATCGCTGGCATCGGAGTGGGCTACGCCCTCATGATCGCTCCGCTTTACTCCGCCGAGCTCTCTCCGGCCATGAAACGGGGATTACTCACCTCCCTCCCAGAATTCTTCATCACATTTGGTATATTACTTGGTTATATATTTAACTATGCCTTGTCAGGCCTCCCACCAAACATAAATTGGAGACTAATGGTGGGACTCGCTGCATTGCCAGCAATTGGTATTGGTTTGGGAGTTGTGGTAATGCCCGAGTCACCTCGTTGGCTCGTGATGAACGGCAAACTCAATGAAGCAAAAAGAGTTCTAAGAAAAATCTCTTCCACAGAAGCCGAAGCGGAGTTGAGATATGAGGAAATAAACAAGGCCGCTGATTTGGTCACAAACGCAGAGAAAAGCGATTGGCATGGGCAAGGTGTTTGGAAGGAGCTTTTGATAAGGCCAGCACGGCCCATTCGCCGAATGCTACTCGCAGCTGTTGGAATCAATTTCTTCATGCAAGCTTCGGGAAACGACGCCGTCATCTATTACTGCCCGGAAGTGTTCAGAGCCGCCGGGATTCACAACAAAAAGGAGCTTTTTGGTGTGAATGTGATAATGGGACTAGCCAAAACGTCGTTTGTGTTGCTCTCGGCTTGTTATTTGGACCGGTTTGGACGACGACCCCTTTTGTTGTTGGGCTCAGTTGGGATGGTCGTTGCCCTTGGCTGCCTAGGCTTGGGCTCGACGTTTCTGGAGCATTCCAGTAGCAAACCCACATGGGCCATTGTGTTGTGTATAGTGGCAGTGTGTGCTGATGTGTCGTTTTTCTCAATTGGACTTGGGCCAATTACTTGGGTTTACTCTTCGGAGGTGTTTCCAATGAGGATGCGGGCTCAGGGTACAGCACTGGCCATATCGGTGAACCGATTG AGACAAAAGGCTTAA
- the LOC107404317 gene encoding probable polyol transporter 6: MSFLNSAQLEDNHYYPLSDSGSPSSPTATDHHHLKHDDETKTQRTWPAEDGSRTQMHKPHLNKYALAGAILASTNSILLGYDIGVMSGAVLFIKEDLNITTSQVEILVGSLNVCSLIGSLASGKTSDLIGRRYTIVLAALTFLTGAILMGLAPSFSFLMAGRVVAGVGVGYSLMIAPVYVAELSPALTRGFLTSLPEVFINIGILLGYISNYAFSSLPQYVNWRLMLGLAALPALIVVGGVLAMPESPRWLVMRGRLNEAKQVLIRTSETKDEAESRLAEIEKASSFLLVHRGNSSNGEWQGQGVWKELLFKPSRPVRRILIAAIGVNFFMQASGNDAVVYYSPEVFRDAGIDDKQQLVGVTVIMGLVKTFFVFVSALFLDSFGRRRLLLLGSIGMAISLAGLGLGSKFLEHSMIKPVWAISLCVVAVCSAVSFFSIGLGPITWVYSSEIFPSRLRAQGSSLAISVNRLVSGLVSMTFLSISREITFGGTFFGLAGIMVVATVFFYYFLPETKGKSLEEIGALFEDELIH; this comes from the exons ATGTCTTTCCTGAATTCTGCTCAGCTGGAGGACAACCACTATTACCCTCTTTCTGACTCGGGTTCTCCTTCTTCACCCACAGCAACTGATCATCATCACCTCAAACATGATGATGAGACGAAAACACAAAGAACATGGCCTGCGGAAGATGGGTCTCGAACCCAGATGCACAAGCCACACCTCAACAAGTACGCACTTGCTGGTGCTATTTTGGCTTCCACAAACTCTATTCTCTTAGGCTACG ATATTGGGGTAATGAGTGGGGCAGTGCTTTTCATAAAGGAGGATCTGAACATCACAACGAGCCAAGTTGAAATCTTGGTTGGATCCCTGAATGTATGCTCTTTGATCGGATCTCTTGCATCAGGAAAGACTTCGGATTTGATCGGCAGGCGTTATACAATTGTCCTCGCAGCACTCACTTTTCTAACGGGTGCAATTTTGATGGGCCTCGCACCATCATTTTCATTCCTCATGGCCGGAAGAGTAGTCGCCGGTGTAGGAGTCGGCTACTCCCTCATGATTGCTCCGGTATACGTGGCAGAGCTCTCGCCTGCTCTCACCCGAGGTTTCCTCACCTCTCTCCCGGAGGTCTTCATCAATATCGGAATCCTCCTCGGTTACATCTCTAACTATGCTTTTTCAAGTCTCCCGCAGTACGTGAACTGGAGGCTCATGCTCGGCCTCGCCGCTTTACCGGCGCTTATCGTCGTCGGTGGCGTATTGGCAATGCCGGAGTCACCCAGGTGGTTGGTCATGAGAGGACGGCTGAACGAAGCCAAGCAAGTTCTTATAAGAACTTCGGAGACCAAAGACGAAGCCGAAAGCAGACTCGCGGAGATTGAGAAAGCTTCTTCGTTCTTGCTCGTTCACAGGGGAAATTCGTCGAACGGTGAATGGCAGGGACAAGGAGTTTGGAAAGAGTTGCTCTTTAAACCTTCTCGACCTGTTCGCCGGATTCTTATCGCCGCCATTGGCGTCAACTTCTTCATGCAAGCCTCCGGAAACGACGCCGTTGTGTATTACAGCCCGGAAGTGTTCAGGGACGCCGGAATCGACGATAAGCAACAACTTGTGGGCGTCACGGTGATAATGGGTCTTGTCAAAACGTTCTTCGTTTTTGTTTCGGCTCTTTTCTTGGACAGCTTTGGCAGACGGCGATTATTGCTATTGGGCTCTATTGGTATGGCAATCTCATTAGCTGGTTTGGGCCTAGGCTCGAAGTTTCTAGAACATTCGATGATCAAGCCCGTTTGGGCTATATCTCTCTGTGTTGTAGCGGTATGTTCTGccgtttcattcttttctattgGGCTTGGGCCCATTACGTGGGTCTACTCGTCTGAGATTTTTCCATCGAGGTTACGTGCCCAAGGCTCTAGCCTGGCGATTTCAGTGAACCGATTGGTGAGTGGTTTGGTGTCCATGACATTTTTGAGCATCTCTAGGGAGATTACTTTTGGAGGAACGTTTTTTGGTCTGGCAGGAATTATGGTTGTTGCTACGGTTTTCTTTTACTACTTTTTGCCTGAAACTAAAGGGAAAAGCTTGGAAGAGATTGGGGCACTATTTGAGGATGAACTTATTCACTGA